From the Streptomyces syringium genome, one window contains:
- a CDS encoding amino acid ABC transporter permease — MTSGESILFEAPGPRGRRRNRICSVLAVVGIAAVAGYVIARLHGAGQFTWAMWEAFTYQGVQRRILIGALDTLKAFALAVVFSLLFGVVLATGRLSRHRVLRWPATALVEFFRAMPLLIMIFALYNMGWLRSWVAAVARFLREHLGQTGVWLADNFASPTLWALVIGIALYNGSVQAEILRAGARAVPRGQTEAAYALGMRKTQVTTTVVLPQAVRAMLPSIVGQIVVTLKDTSLGFIITYEELLYAGKLLAQNTATPAGYPYIPVLLVVGPIYIGMCLALSTFAKWLAHRGRQQRRPGLRFRSPADHVRKPAG; from the coding sequence GTGACCTCCGGTGAGTCGATCCTCTTCGAGGCTCCGGGGCCGCGCGGCCGCCGTCGCAACCGGATATGCAGCGTGCTGGCGGTCGTGGGCATCGCCGCCGTGGCCGGCTATGTGATCGCGCGGCTGCACGGCGCGGGCCAGTTCACCTGGGCCATGTGGGAGGCGTTCACCTACCAGGGCGTACAGCGGCGGATCCTGATCGGGGCCCTGGACACCCTCAAGGCGTTCGCACTGGCGGTGGTGTTCTCCCTGCTGTTCGGTGTGGTGCTGGCCACGGGCCGGCTGTCCCGGCACCGTGTGCTGCGCTGGCCGGCCACCGCGCTGGTGGAGTTCTTCCGCGCGATGCCGCTGCTCATCATGATCTTCGCGCTGTACAACATGGGCTGGCTGCGTTCATGGGTCGCGGCCGTCGCACGCTTCCTGCGGGAACACCTGGGACAGACCGGTGTCTGGCTCGCGGACAACTTCGCGAGCCCCACGCTCTGGGCGCTGGTCATCGGGATCGCCCTGTACAACGGCTCGGTGCAGGCGGAGATCCTGCGTGCCGGGGCCCGCGCGGTGCCCCGCGGGCAGACCGAGGCGGCGTACGCCCTGGGCATGCGCAAGACGCAAGTCACCACGACGGTCGTGCTGCCGCAGGCGGTACGGGCCATGCTGCCCAGCATCGTCGGCCAGATCGTGGTGACGCTGAAGGACACCTCGCTGGGATTCATCATCACGTACGAGGAACTCCTCTACGCGGGGAAACTCCTGGCACAGAACACGGCGACCCCCGCGGGCTATCCCTACATACCCGTCCTGCTCGTGGTCGGGCCGATATACATCGGCATGTGCCTGGCGCTCAGCACATTCGCCAAGTGGCTCGCCCACCGGGGCCGCCAGCAGCGCCGGCCCGGGCTCCGTTTCCGGTCCCCCGCGGACCATGTCCGAAAACCCGCCGGGTAA
- the thpD gene encoding ectoine hydroxylase, which produces MTESVPVPRSHPVVWGGAPGGAGPLRADELAAYDRDGFLAFEALLTPDQVAACAEEIRRIGSDRALRGTERVVLEPDSEEIRSVFEVHALSEVFAAVVHSDALAGIARQILGSEVYLHQSRVNYKAAFDGSRFGWHSDFETWHSEDGMPAPRALSMSIALTENMPYNGPLMIIPGSHRTFVPSVGETPDDYHKLSLLGKNLPAGSADRAGVTALAERHGIRQFTGAPGSAVMFDCNCLHASSGNTSPFPRTNLFVVYNSVENPLGIPYAAPRPRPGYLANREVTPIPRQGRSPGR; this is translated from the coding sequence GTGACCGAGTCGGTGCCCGTCCCCCGGAGCCACCCCGTCGTCTGGGGCGGCGCACCGGGTGGGGCCGGTCCGTTGCGGGCGGACGAGCTGGCCGCGTACGACCGGGACGGCTTCCTCGCCTTCGAGGCCCTGCTGACGCCCGATCAAGTGGCCGCGTGCGCCGAGGAGATACGTCGCATAGGAAGCGACAGAGCGCTGCGCGGCACCGAGCGGGTGGTGCTGGAGCCCGACTCGGAGGAGATCCGCTCGGTCTTCGAGGTCCACGCGCTGTCCGAGGTGTTCGCCGCCGTCGTCCACTCGGACGCCCTGGCGGGCATCGCCCGGCAGATCCTCGGCTCCGAGGTCTACCTCCACCAGAGCCGGGTGAACTACAAGGCGGCCTTCGACGGTTCACGGTTCGGCTGGCACTCCGACTTCGAGACCTGGCACTCGGAGGACGGGATGCCCGCGCCCCGGGCCCTCAGCATGTCGATCGCCCTCACCGAGAACATGCCGTACAACGGACCGCTGATGATCATCCCCGGATCGCACCGGACCTTCGTGCCGTCCGTCGGCGAGACGCCCGACGACTACCACAAGCTCTCGCTCCTGGGGAAGAACCTGCCGGCCGGGTCCGCGGACCGGGCCGGGGTGACGGCACTGGCCGAGCGGCACGGCATCCGGCAGTTCACCGGCGCCCCGGGCTCGGCCGTCATGTTCGACTGCAACTGTCTGCACGCCTCCAGCGGCAACACCTCGCCCTTCCCGCGCACCAATCTCTTCGTGGTCTACAACAGCGTCGAGAATCCCCTCGGCATCCCCTACGCGGCGCCCAGGCCGCGTCCGGGGTATCTGGCCAACCGCGAGGTCACGCCGATCCCGCGGCAGGGCCGAAGCCCGGGGCGATGA
- a CDS encoding amino acid ABC transporter permease gives MHVLLDNLDLFRRGFVGTVALTGLSTLLALVLGTVLTVFRVCPLPPLRAIGAAGVTVLCNTPLTLLFFGVTLGLPMLGLSGLSYFTLAVLTLGGYTAAFVCEALRSGINTVDVGQAEAARSLGMSFAQTTLLIVLPQAGRAVVPPVGSLLITLTKNSALAGGFSVYELFSVEKTLAEEGYAILTVFLWVALAYLALIMMISGVFRLLEHRLAVVR, from the coding sequence GTGCACGTACTGCTGGACAACCTCGACCTCTTCCGCAGGGGGTTCGTCGGCACCGTGGCGCTCACCGGCCTGAGCACCCTGCTCGCCCTGGTCCTGGGCACCGTGCTGACCGTCTTCCGGGTCTGTCCCCTCCCACCGCTGCGCGCCATCGGCGCCGCCGGGGTGACCGTGCTGTGCAACACCCCGCTCACCCTGCTGTTCTTCGGCGTCACCCTCGGTCTGCCGATGCTCGGCCTGTCCGGGCTCAGCTACTTCACGCTCGCCGTGCTGACCCTGGGCGGCTACACCGCCGCGTTCGTCTGCGAGGCCCTCAGATCGGGCATCAACACCGTCGACGTGGGACAGGCGGAGGCGGCCCGCAGTCTCGGCATGTCCTTCGCCCAGACCACCCTGCTGATCGTGCTGCCCCAGGCCGGGCGGGCCGTGGTCCCGCCGGTCGGCAGCCTGCTGATCACCCTGACCAAGAACTCGGCACTGGCGGGCGGCTTCAGCGTGTACGAGCTGTTCAGCGTGGAGAAGACCCTCGCCGAGGAGGGCTACGCCATCCTCACCGTCTTCCTGTGGGTCGCCCTCGCCTATCTCGCACTGATCATGATGATCAGCGGGGTCTTCCGGCTGCTCGAACACCGGCTGGCGGTGGTCCGGTGA
- a CDS encoding methyltransferase domain-containing protein: MPNVSRVHDYKHLLADDFVPPTSPQVFFEPADTEIGVWVAHDLITEGCSVLDLGSGSGAAAAAMARAGAARVHGVDAGAETVAWATEHYASRDGGRVTIARGDFSELSTGELLATAPAPLPRPLVVTSNPPYVPLAAHADDRRRSIGGGTDGLKWAPAIIGHGRALGADLGFTIGSYSTPRKAVRLLEAAGYRVESVTLCPLPLGEFTLSHMDQVLALEEQGEAVLWRTGLEPPAYFIVGLACRWAGADAARAPGRLTADGLLELLRTAARSRTSRLETLDGPRPEGRPQRLRVLDLPPAAVRHHW, translated from the coding sequence ATGCCGAACGTCTCCCGTGTCCATGACTACAAGCACCTCCTGGCCGACGACTTCGTCCCGCCCACCTCCCCGCAGGTGTTCTTCGAGCCCGCCGACACCGAGATCGGCGTGTGGGTGGCCCACGACCTCATCACCGAGGGCTGTTCCGTGCTGGACCTGGGCTCGGGCAGCGGGGCGGCCGCGGCCGCGATGGCCCGCGCCGGGGCGGCGCGGGTCCACGGCGTCGACGCGGGAGCGGAGACGGTCGCCTGGGCGACCGAGCACTACGCCTCGCGCGACGGCGGCCGGGTCACCATCGCCCGGGGCGACTTCTCCGAGCTGTCCACCGGCGAACTGCTGGCCACCGCGCCCGCTCCGCTGCCCCGGCCGCTGGTCGTCACCAGCAACCCGCCCTACGTTCCGCTCGCCGCACACGCCGATGACCGGCGCCGGTCCATCGGCGGTGGCACGGACGGGCTCAAATGGGCCCCGGCCATCATCGGACACGGCCGCGCGCTCGGCGCCGACCTGGGCTTCACCATCGGCAGTTACTCCACCCCGCGCAAGGCGGTCCGGCTGCTGGAAGCGGCCGGATACCGCGTCGAATCCGTCACGCTGTGCCCGCTGCCCCTGGGGGAGTTCACCCTGAGCCACATGGACCAGGTGCTGGCCCTGGAGGAGCAGGGCGAAGCCGTGCTGTGGCGGACGGGGCTCGAGCCGCCCGCCTATTTCATCGTCGGCCTGGCCTGCCGGTGGGCGGGGGCGGACGCGGCCCGGGCACCCGGCCGGCTCACCGCGGACGGGCTGCTGGAACTGCTGCGGACCGCGGCCCGCTCGCGCACCTCCCGGCTGGAGACCCTGGACGGGCCCCGCCCGGAGGGCCGGCCGCAACGGCTGCGGGTCCTGGACCTGCCGCCGGCCGCCGTACGTCACCACTGGTGA
- a CDS encoding glutamate ABC transporter substrate-binding protein, with protein sequence MRSGTRSRSAPALATVTVLLTLAAVVSCGRGGVPPGSVAAMMGAGENGITPSAYPVNRSVTVEGSPTLTRAEAARRIVIGVKSDHPFLGFEDPVTGRRFGFDVEIARMVAADLGFGPGRISWKTVPPQGRETAISKGDVDFYVAAYTINDERKKHVSFAGPYYVAGQDLLVKQGNRDIKGPGDLKGKRVCSVTGSTPFQRIEKPEYGAEVSSHDSYAQCVQDLISGEADAVTADDTILKGYAAQNGGRLRVVGRPFSQEPYGVGLAKGDKALRGAVNDALERHRDNGDWQRAYDATLGLSGARAPKPPEVIRY encoded by the coding sequence CTCGCCGCCGTGGTGTCCTGCGGCCGGGGCGGCGTACCGCCGGGCAGCGTCGCCGCGATGATGGGCGCCGGGGAGAACGGGATCACCCCTTCGGCCTATCCGGTGAACCGGAGCGTCACGGTCGAGGGCTCGCCCACCCTCACACGCGCCGAGGCCGCCCGCCGGATCGTCATCGGGGTGAAATCGGACCACCCCTTCCTGGGGTTCGAGGACCCCGTCACCGGGCGGCGCTTCGGATTCGACGTCGAGATCGCGCGGATGGTCGCCGCGGACCTGGGCTTCGGGCCCGGCCGGATCTCCTGGAAGACCGTCCCGCCGCAGGGCCGGGAGACGGCCATCTCCAAGGGCGACGTCGATTTCTACGTCGCCGCGTACACCATCAACGACGAACGCAAGAAGCACGTCTCCTTCGCCGGGCCGTACTACGTCGCGGGACAGGACCTGCTGGTCAAGCAAGGGAACCGGGACATCAAGGGCCCTGGCGACCTCAAGGGCAAGCGGGTCTGTTCGGTCACCGGCTCCACGCCCTTCCAGCGCATCGAGAAGCCGGAGTACGGCGCCGAGGTCAGCTCGCACGACAGCTATGCCCAGTGCGTCCAGGACCTGATCAGCGGCGAGGCCGACGCCGTGACCGCCGACGACACGATCCTGAAGGGCTACGCGGCGCAGAACGGCGGACGGCTGCGGGTCGTCGGCCGGCCCTTCTCGCAGGAGCCCTACGGCGTCGGGCTCGCCAAGGGCGACAAGGCCCTGCGCGGCGCCGTCAACGACGCGCTGGAACGCCACCGGGACAACGGCGACTGGCAGCGGGCCTACGACGCCACGCTCGGCCTCTCAGGAGCGCGTGCCCCGAAGCCGCCGGAGGTGATCCGGTACTGA